One genomic segment of Gossypium arboreum isolate Shixiya-1 chromosome 3, ASM2569848v2, whole genome shotgun sequence includes these proteins:
- the LOC108474452 gene encoding leucine-rich repeat receptor-like serine/threonine-protein kinase BAM3, translating to MVPLIVLTLFSLLITFSSCSSASLLDDFHVLVTLKKGFEFPEPFLSSWNSSDLSSVCSSWVGIGCSKGRVVSLDLTDMNMGGSVSPQISKLDRLTNLSLAGNNFTGRIVIGNLSNLRFLNISNNQFHGNLDWNYESIANLEVLDAYDNNLTAVLPVGILALKKLRYLELAGNYFYGEIPPSYGTLVGLQYLSLSGNDLRGKIPGELGNLKNLKTLSLGYYNVFEGGIPVEFGNLVNLVTLDLSSCELDGPIPHELGNLQLLDALYLHNNQLSGPIPKQLGNLTSLVYLDLSRNALTGEIPLEFVNLKQLRLFNLFMNKLHGSIPDYVAELPYLETLALWMNNFTGVIPKNLGQNGKLQLLDLSSNKLTGTIPLDLCASNQLMILVLMKNFLFGNIPQGLGRCYSLSRVRLGQNYLNGSIPNGFIYLPELSLVELQSNYLSGTLSENGNSSSKPVKLGQLNLSNNLLSGPLPLSLSNFSSLEILLLGGNQFSGSIPPSIGELRQVLKLDLSKNSLSGSIPPEIGNCFHLTYLDMSQNNLSGSIPPQISNVHILSYLNVSRNLLNQAIPRSIGWMKSLTVIDFSFNDFSGKLPESGQFAVFNASSFAGNPKLCGSLLNNPCNFTAITRTPRKAPGDFKLFFALGLLICSIIFATAAIIKAKSFKKNGSSSWKMTAFQKLDFTVSDILECVKDGNVIGRGGAGIVYHGKMVNGMEIAVKKLLGLGTSNHDHGFRAEIQTLGNIRHRNIVRLLAFCTNKETNLLVYEYMRNGSLGEALHGKKGAFLGWNLRYKIATEAAKGLCYLHHDCSPLIVHRDVKSNNILLNSSFEAHVADFGLAKFLVDGGASECMSAIAGSYGYIAPEYAYTLKVDEKSDVYSFGVVLLELITGRKPVGEFGEGIDIVHWTKLVTNCRIAEVTNIVDPRLTTVPKDEAMHLLFIAMLCVQENSIERPTMREVVQMLSEFPRQSPEYHQTSSSFLIHNQQKNILKKEITQK from the exons ATGGTCCCTCTCATTGTTTTGACATTATTCTCTCTTCTAATCACCTTTTCTTCTTGTTCTTCTGCTTCATTGCTTGACGATTTTCATGTCTTGGTCACACTCAAAAAAGGATTTGAATTCCCTGAACCTTTCTTAAGTTCATGGAATTCTTCGGACCTCAGTTCGGTATGTTCTTCTTGGGTCGGAATAGGGTGCTCCAAGGGGCGAGTTGTTTCATTGGACTTGACAGATATGAACATGGGTGGCTCTGTTTCACCGCAGATTTCAAAGCTGGATAGGTTGACTAACCTCTCCCTTGCTGGAAACAACTTCACCGGCAGAATTGTGATCGGCAACTTAAGTAACCTTCGGTTCCTCAACATTTCGAACAACCAGTTTCATGGTAACCTGGATTGGAATTATGAAAGTATTGCTAACTTGGAAGTGTTGGATGCTTATGACAACAATCTCACTGCTGTACTCCCTGTTGGGATTCTTGCTTTGAAGAAACTCAGGTACTTGGAACTTGCTGGCAACTATTTCTATGGCGAAATTCCACCGAGTTATGGCACGTTAGTGGGATTACAGTATCTTTCACTGTCGGGAAATGACCTTCGTGGTAAAATCCCTGGTGAATTAGGCAATCTTAAAAACTTGAAAACGCTTTCCTTGGGGTATTATAATGTTTTCGAAGGTGGTATACCTGTGGAGTTCGGTAATTTGGTTAACTTAGTTACCTTGGATCTTTCAAGCTGTGAATTGGATGGTCCAATTCCTCATGAACTGGGGAACTTGCAGTTGCTTGATGCACTGTATCTGCATAACAATCAACTGTCTGGTCCGATTCCGAAGCAATTAGGCAACTTAACAAGCCTGGTTTATCTCGATCTTTCACGCAATGCGCTCACCGGAGAAATCCCGTTGGAGTTCGTCAATCTTAAGCAGCTCAGGCTTTTCAATCTGTTCATGAACAAGTTACACGGGTCTATTCCAGATTATGTAGCTGAGTTGCCTTATTTGGAAACTCTGGCGCTTTGGATGAACAACTTTACCGGTGTTATACCGAAGAATCTCGGTCAAAACGGGAAGCTGCAGTTGCTCGATTTATCGTCGAACAAGCTCACCGGTACGATCCCACTGGACTTATGTGCTTCGAATCAGTTAATGATATtagttttgatgaaaaatttcctGTTTGGAAATATTCCTCAAGGGCTAGGGAGATGTTATAGTCTCAGCAGAGTAAGGTTGGGGCAGAATTACTTAAATGGTAGCATTCCAAATGGCTTCATTTACTTGCCTGAGTTAAGTTTAGTTGAGTTGCAGAGCAATTACCTGTCGGGGACATTGTCTGAAAATGGTAATAGTTCCTCCAAGCCTGTTAAGTTAGGACAGCTTAATTTATCAAACAATCTCTTGTCTGGTCCATTACCATTATCACTTTCCAATTTCTCTTCTCTTGAAATCCTTTTACTTGGCGGAAACCAATTTTCTGGTTCAATACCACCTTCTATAGGTGAACTCAGGCAAGTCCTCAAGCTTGATCTTAGTAAAAATTCACTTTCCGGTAGCATTCCACCCGAAATTGGAAACTGTTTCCATCTCACGTACCTTGATATGAGTCAAAACAACCTTTCTGGTTCAATTCCACCTCAAATTTCCAATGTGCATATCCTGAGTTACTTGAATGTATCAAGGAACCTTTTAAATCAAGCCATTCCTAGAAGCATTGGGTGGATGAAAAGCCTTACGGTTATCGACTTCTCGTTCAACGATTTCTCCGGGAAGCTGCCGGAATCCGGCCAATTCGCGGTCTTCAACGCTTCATCATTCGCAGGCAATCCTAAACTCTGTGGTTCTCTCTTGAACAATCCTTGCAATTTCACTGCAATTACACGCACCCCAAGAAAAGCCCCTGGAGACTTCAAGCTTTTCTTTGCACTAGGCCTTTTGATATGCTCTATAATATTCGCCACTGCCGCTATAATTAAGGCCAAGTCATTCAAGAAAAACGGTTCGAGTTCTTGGAAGATGACCGCATTCCAAAAGCTTGATTTCACAGTTTCCGACATCCTCGAATGTGTTAAAGACGGTAACGTGATCGGAAGAGGAGGGGCAGGGATCGTATACCACGGGAAAATGGTGAATGGCATGGAAATTGCAGTGAAAAAACTCCTCGGTTTGGGCACTAGCAATCATGATCATGGTTTTCGAGCCGAAATCCAGACGTTGGGAAACATTAGGCATAGAAACATCGTCAGGTTACTAGCATTTTGCACCAACAAGGAAACCAATCTCTTGGTTTATGAATACATGAGAAATGGGAGTCTCGGAGAAGCATTACATGGGAAAAAAGGTGCATTTTTGGGCTGGAACCTAAGGTACAAAATTGCAACCGAAGCAGCTAAAGGCTTGTGTTACCTTCACCACGATTGTTCGCCGTTAATCGTTCATCGCGACGTTAAATCGAACAACATTCTGCTCAATTCCAGCTTCGAAGCACACGTAGCCGATTTCGGATTAGCAAAATTCTTGGTCGATGGCGGCGCGTCGGAATGTATGTCAGCTATTGCAGGGTCCTACGGCTACATTGCTCCTG AATACGCATATACACTAAAAGTGGATGAGAAAAGTGATGTTTATAGCTTTGGAGTGGTTCTTTTAGAACTAATCACAGGTCGAAAACCAGTAGGTGAATTTGGTGAAGGCATAGATATCGTACATTGGACTAAACTAGTGACGAATTGTCGAATAGCTGAAGTCACTAACATTGTCGATCCAAGGCTAACAACAGTGCCCAAAGACGAAGCAATGCACTTATTGTTCATCGCAATGCTATGCGTACAAGAAAATAGCATTGAACGTCCGACGATGAGGGAAGTGGTTCAAATGTTATCGGAGTTTCCTCGTCAATCCCCCGAGTACCACCAAACTTCATCTTCTTTCCTCATTCACAATCAACAAAAAAATATCTTGAAAAAAGAAATTACCCAAAAATAA
- the LOC108476206 gene encoding YTH domain-containing protein ECT1-like isoform X1 yields the protein MAGEKTLENPEPINAVPKSEAVPKLVEQDANSGKIGMAPDLTSTISSSPYESSGAKAESHQDLVGEPGFNQSTSFENYYYPGYDGSFTQSDDKGYFLTDGSLTGVQSENGSLVYYLPGYNPYATGALMGVDGQCLGQQPYYSSGYFQPPVSYASEAMPCYSWDSTYAGDVSNGILDGFGNVKYGSGSAFAKSNGFNSTKSNGLGTKLSKSTYAQPNKPLNKGPHSGSDPSAGSYRGYYPGGRSSFNNQKQGLSQYNGHMNYRQNGRAWNQNDRYRKSNVDFETSAELTCGPRALNRAAPLDSSVKKEDLGLNLYKDKYNLQDFQTEYENAKFFVIKSYSEDDVHKSMKYDVWSSTPNGNRKLDAAFHEAETRESETGTKCPVFLFFSVNGSGQFVGLAEMIGKVDFNKDMDFWQLNKWNGFFPVKWHVIKDIPNKELFHIILENNENKPVTHSRDTQEIGLKQGLEMLKIFKGYSEKSSLLHDFGFYENREKTLDAKKNYKPATLEYMEDDLTKQTKAGEREVEEELRRTKKTGDATSIINLTKKLSLNGCNRKSVAVKNPIASTFPTVPAP from the exons ATGGCCGGTGAAAAGACTTTGGAGAATC CTGAACCCATCAATGCGGTTCCGAAGTCTGAAGCTGTTCCCAAATTGGTTGAGCAGGATGCT AATTCTGGAAAAATTGGAATGGCACCTGATTTGACTTCCACAATATCTTCTTCACCATATGAATCTTCTGGTGCAAAAGCTGAGAGTCATCAAGACTTGGTTGGAGAACCTGGTTTCAATCAATCTACTAGCTTTGAAAATTATTACTACCCAG GTTATGATGGGTCATTCACTCAATCTGATGATAAGGGTTATTTTCTTACGGATGGTTCACTTACA GGTGTGCAATCAGAAAATGGGTCCTTGGTCTACTATTTGCCTGGCTATAACCCATATGCTACTGGGGCTCTaatgggtgttgatgggcaatgCCTTGGTCAACAACCATATTATTCATCAGGATATTTTCAGCCTCCTGTTTCCTATGCATCAGAAGCCATGCCTTGTTACTCATGGGATTCAACATATGCTGGAGATGTTTCAAATGGAATCCTTGATGGTTTTGGAAATGTAAAATATGGTTCTGGCTCTGCTTTTGCAAAGTCAAATGGTTTCAACTCAACAAAATCTAATGGCCTTGGTACTAAACTATCGAAATCTACTTACGCTCAGCCTAACAAACCACTAAACAAG GGGCCTCATTCAGGTTCTGATCCATCAGCAGGATCTTATAGGGGATACTACCCAGGTGGAAGATCTTCATTTAACAACCAAAAGCAAGGTCTTTCCCAATACAATGGTCATATGAACTACAGACAGAATGGGAGAGCATGGAATCAAAATGATAGGTATAGGAAATCCAACGTTGACTTTGAAACCTCTGCTGAACTAACTTGTGGTCCAAGGGCCTTAAACAGGGCTGCCCCTTTGGACTCTTCTGTTAAGAAGGAAGACCTGGGACTTAACTTATATAAAGATAAATACAACCTACAAGATTTCCAAACTGAGTATGAAAATGCAAAGTTCTTTGTCATTAAGTCCTACAGCGAGGATGATGTCCACAAATCCATGAAGTATGACGTGTGGTCAAGTACTCCGAATGGCAATAGGAAGCTAGATGCAGCATTCCATGAAGCTGAAACTAGAGAAAGTGAGACTGGCACAAAATGTCCTGTCTTTCTTTTTTTCTCG GTTAACGGAAGTGGACAGTTTGTTGGCTTAGCTGAGATGATTGGCAAGGTGGACTTCAATAAAGATATGGACTTCTGGCAACTGAACAAGTGGAATGGTTTCTTCCCTGTTAAGTGGCATGTTATAAAAGACATCCCTAACAAGGAGCTCTTCCACATTATCCTAGAAAACAATGAGAACAAACCTGTAACTCATAGTAGGGACACTCAAGAG ATTGGTCTCAAGCAAGGCTTAGAAATGCTCAAGATTTTTAAAGGCTATTCAGAAAAATCATCATTGTTACATGACTTTGGATTTTATGAAAATCGAGAGAAGACACTTGATGCGAAAAAGAATTACAAGCCTGCTACTCTAGAATACATGGAAGATGATTTGACT AAGCAAACAAAAGCAGGAGAGAGAGAAGTGGAAGAAGAGTTGAGGAGGACCAAGAAAACTGGAGATGCAACATCCATCATCAATCTCACCAAAAAACTATCCCTCAACGGCTGCAATCGGAAGAGCGTCGCTGTGAAGAACCCAATAGCAAGTACATTTCCTACCGTCCCTGCACCATAG
- the LOC108476206 gene encoding YTH domain-containing protein ECT1-like isoform X2, translated as MELNSGKIGMAPDLTSTISSSPYESSGAKAESHQDLVGEPGFNQSTSFENYYYPGYDGSFTQSDDKGYFLTDGSLTGVQSENGSLVYYLPGYNPYATGALMGVDGQCLGQQPYYSSGYFQPPVSYASEAMPCYSWDSTYAGDVSNGILDGFGNVKYGSGSAFAKSNGFNSTKSNGLGTKLSKSTYAQPNKPLNKGPHSGSDPSAGSYRGYYPGGRSSFNNQKQGLSQYNGHMNYRQNGRAWNQNDRYRKSNVDFETSAELTCGPRALNRAAPLDSSVKKEDLGLNLYKDKYNLQDFQTEYENAKFFVIKSYSEDDVHKSMKYDVWSSTPNGNRKLDAAFHEAETRESETGTKCPVFLFFSVNGSGQFVGLAEMIGKVDFNKDMDFWQLNKWNGFFPVKWHVIKDIPNKELFHIILENNENKPVTHSRDTQEIGLKQGLEMLKIFKGYSEKSSLLHDFGFYENREKTLDAKKNYKPATLEYMEDDLTKQTKAGEREVEEELRRTKKTGDATSIINLTKKLSLNGCNRKSVAVKNPIASTFPTVPAP; from the exons ATGGAATTG AATTCTGGAAAAATTGGAATGGCACCTGATTTGACTTCCACAATATCTTCTTCACCATATGAATCTTCTGGTGCAAAAGCTGAGAGTCATCAAGACTTGGTTGGAGAACCTGGTTTCAATCAATCTACTAGCTTTGAAAATTATTACTACCCAG GTTATGATGGGTCATTCACTCAATCTGATGATAAGGGTTATTTTCTTACGGATGGTTCACTTACA GGTGTGCAATCAGAAAATGGGTCCTTGGTCTACTATTTGCCTGGCTATAACCCATATGCTACTGGGGCTCTaatgggtgttgatgggcaatgCCTTGGTCAACAACCATATTATTCATCAGGATATTTTCAGCCTCCTGTTTCCTATGCATCAGAAGCCATGCCTTGTTACTCATGGGATTCAACATATGCTGGAGATGTTTCAAATGGAATCCTTGATGGTTTTGGAAATGTAAAATATGGTTCTGGCTCTGCTTTTGCAAAGTCAAATGGTTTCAACTCAACAAAATCTAATGGCCTTGGTACTAAACTATCGAAATCTACTTACGCTCAGCCTAACAAACCACTAAACAAG GGGCCTCATTCAGGTTCTGATCCATCAGCAGGATCTTATAGGGGATACTACCCAGGTGGAAGATCTTCATTTAACAACCAAAAGCAAGGTCTTTCCCAATACAATGGTCATATGAACTACAGACAGAATGGGAGAGCATGGAATCAAAATGATAGGTATAGGAAATCCAACGTTGACTTTGAAACCTCTGCTGAACTAACTTGTGGTCCAAGGGCCTTAAACAGGGCTGCCCCTTTGGACTCTTCTGTTAAGAAGGAAGACCTGGGACTTAACTTATATAAAGATAAATACAACCTACAAGATTTCCAAACTGAGTATGAAAATGCAAAGTTCTTTGTCATTAAGTCCTACAGCGAGGATGATGTCCACAAATCCATGAAGTATGACGTGTGGTCAAGTACTCCGAATGGCAATAGGAAGCTAGATGCAGCATTCCATGAAGCTGAAACTAGAGAAAGTGAGACTGGCACAAAATGTCCTGTCTTTCTTTTTTTCTCG GTTAACGGAAGTGGACAGTTTGTTGGCTTAGCTGAGATGATTGGCAAGGTGGACTTCAATAAAGATATGGACTTCTGGCAACTGAACAAGTGGAATGGTTTCTTCCCTGTTAAGTGGCATGTTATAAAAGACATCCCTAACAAGGAGCTCTTCCACATTATCCTAGAAAACAATGAGAACAAACCTGTAACTCATAGTAGGGACACTCAAGAG ATTGGTCTCAAGCAAGGCTTAGAAATGCTCAAGATTTTTAAAGGCTATTCAGAAAAATCATCATTGTTACATGACTTTGGATTTTATGAAAATCGAGAGAAGACACTTGATGCGAAAAAGAATTACAAGCCTGCTACTCTAGAATACATGGAAGATGATTTGACT AAGCAAACAAAAGCAGGAGAGAGAGAAGTGGAAGAAGAGTTGAGGAGGACCAAGAAAACTGGAGATGCAACATCCATCATCAATCTCACCAAAAAACTATCCCTCAACGGCTGCAATCGGAAGAGCGTCGCTGTGAAGAACCCAATAGCAAGTACATTTCCTACCGTCCCTGCACCATAG
- the LOC108474494 gene encoding ion channel DMI1 translates to MRSNGGSGESASTQSPRNPSSQKAERPPVLKKFKAIEPDDPRHTPHFPGPLFPAVRRVTSLPPSSNRRASFDTDADKPSSVGDVTASNLNNIDVVNSLSDRDWMYPSFLGPHAARNRVVTVKAASRQPIRGGGERLVDRVESKVVDEKQQSNTPVNKEEVKIVASQVSTTMTERSSVSSWSARRILRMKLKRYFIFSVIIFSCIYPLTYVIHLRNKVERLEVENINLRRWCSETDVSNYNNEVLQPEDDSSYKIFGNADSKTVALYTVMFTLVMPFVLYKCLDYLPQIKIISKRTKPNKEEVPLKKRIAYMVDVCFSVYPYAKLLALLFATIFLIGFGGLALYAVTDRSLTEALWLSWTFVADSGNHADSIGIGPRIVSVSISSGGMLIFAMMLGLVSDAISEKVDSLRKGKSEVIEKNHMLILGWSDKLGSLLKQLAIANKSVGGGVVVVLAERDKEEMEMEIAKLEFDFMGTSVICRSGSPLILADLKKVSVSKARAIIVLATDENADQSDARALRVVLSLTGVKEGLRGHVVVEMSDLDNEPLVKLVGGDLIETVVAHDVIGRLMIQCALQPGLAQIWEDILGFENDEFYIKRWPELDGMQFEDVLISFPDAIPCGVKVAADNGKIILNPDDSYVLKEGDEVLVIAEDDDTYSPGPLPEVRRVSFPKVPELPKYPERILFCGWRRDIHDMIMVLEAFLAPGSELWMFNEVTEKERERKLIDGGLDISGLENIKLVHREGNAVIRRHLESLPLETFDSILILADESLEDSVVHSDSRSLATLLLIRDIQSKRLPYRDTKSTSLRLAGFTHSSWIREMQQASDKSIIISEILDSRTRNLVSVSRISDYVLSNTLVSMALAMVAEDKQINRVLEELFAEEGNEMCIKPAEFYLFDQEELCFYEIMIRGRQRQEIVIGYRLANSERAIINPPKKSEQRKWSLDDVFVVISSGS, encoded by the exons atgagaagcAACGGTGGGTCTGGAGAATCAGCTTCAACTCAATCACCACGAAACCCTAGCTCACAAAAAGCAGAGAGGCCACCGGTACTGAAGAAGTTCAAAGCTATAGAACCGGATGATCCGCGGCACACACCACACTTTCCGGGTCCTCTTTTCCCCGCCGTTCGTCGCGTCACCAGTCTTCCACCGTCGTCAAATCGACGTGCCTCGTTTGATACCGATGCTGATAAGCCGAGTAGCGTAGGAGATGTTACTGCCAGTAATCTTAATAACATTGATGTTGTGAATAGTTTATCAGATAGGGATTGGATGTATCCTTCATTTCTTGGGCCTCATGCGGCGAGGAATCGGGTGGTGACGGTTAAAGCGGCGTCGAGGCAGCCGATTCGAGGAGGTGGGGAACGATTAGTGGATAGGGTTGAAAGTAAGGTGGTGGATGAGAAGCAGCAAAGTAACACTCCTGTCAACAAGGAGGAAGTCAAAATCGTGGCGAGTCAAGTTTCTACGACGATGACTGAGAGGAGTTCGGTGAGTTCATGGAGTGCGAGGAGGATTCTACGGATGAAATTGAAGCGTTATTTCATCTTTTCAGTG ATCATTTTCAGTTGTATATATCCTTTAACTTATGTAATTCATCTGCGGAATAAAGTTGAAAGACTAGAG GTAGAGAATATTAACCTTCGTCGATGGTGTAGTGAAACCGATGTTAGTAACTACAACAATGAAGTTTTGCAGCCTGAAGATGATAGTTCATATAAAATTTTTGGTAATGCAGACAGTAAAACTGTTGCTTTATATACCGTGATGTTCACCCTCGTGATGCCTTTTGTGCTGTACAAATGTCTTGATTATCTTCCACAAATAAAGATTATATCCAAAAGAACAAAGCCTAACAAGGAGGAGGTTCCCTTGAAGAAGCGAATTGCGTATATGGTGGATGTTTGTTTCTCTGTATATCCTTATGCAAAGCTGCTTGCACTCCTTTTTGCAACGATATTTCTTATAGGATTTGGTGGGTTGGCCTTGTATGCTGTCACTGATAGAAGCCTTACTGAAGCTCTTTGGCTTTCATGGACATTTGTGGCTGATTCTGGCAATCATGCTGATAGTATTGGAATTGGTCCTAGGATTGTGTCTGTCTCTATAAGTTCAGGAGGCATGCTGATATTCGCAATGATGCTAGGGCTCGTCTCAGATGCTATCTCAGAAAAGGTTGATTCACTCCGAAAAGGAAAGAGTGAAGTCATTGAAAAGAACCATATGCTAATTCTTGGATGGAGTGACAAATTG ggaTCACTTTTGAAGCAACTAGCAATAGCGAACAAAAGTGTTGGGGGTGGAGTGGTTGTAGTACTTGCAGAAAGAGACAAGGAGGAAATGGAGATGGAAATAGCTAAGCTGGAATTTGATTTTATGGGAACATCTGTCATATGCAGGAGTGGAAGTCCTCTGATTCTTGCTGATTTAAAGAAG GTCTCTGTATCGAAAGCACGTGCCATTATTGTCTTGGCAACTGATGAAAATGCAGATCAG AGTGATGCACGTGCCTTGAGGGTTGTGCTCAGTCTAACTGGAGTAAAGGAGGGTTTGAGAGGTCATGTTGTGGTTGAAATGAGTGACCTTGACAATGAGCCCCTGGTAAAGCTTGTTGGAGGAGATCTCATAGAAACTGTTGTTGCACATGATGTGATTGGTCGCTTGATGATACAGTGTGCCCTGCAACCTGGCCTTGCACAG atATGGGAGGATATATTGGGGTTTGAAAATGATGAGTTTTACATCAAAAGGTGGCCTGAATTGGATGGTATGCAGTTTGAAGATGTGCTCATTTCATTTCCTGATGCAATTCCTTGTGGAGTCAAGGTTGCTGCAGATAATGGGAAGATAATCCTAAATCCAGATGATAGTTATGTACTAAAAGAAGGGGATGAAGTCCTTGTTATAGCCGAGGATGATGACACTTATTCTCCTGGTCCTCTTCCAGAG GTACGTAGAGTTAGCTTCCCAAAAGTACCTGAACTTCCGAAATATCCCGAGAGGATACTGTTCTGTGGCTGGCGGCGTGATATTCATGATATGATTATG GTTCTGGAGGCATTTCTCGCCCCGGGTTCAGAACTGTGGATGTTCAACGAGGTTacagaaaaagaaagagagaggAAACTGATTGATGGTGGACTTGATATTTCTGGATTAGAGAACATAAAACTCGTCCACCGTGAGGGAAATGCCGTCATTAGAAGGCACTTAGAAAGCCTGCCTTTGGAGACTTTTGATTCT ATTTTAATTCTTGCAGATGAATCACTGGAGGACTCGGTAGTGCATTCAGACTCTAGATCTCTTGCCACCCTTCTCCTTATTCGAGACATACAG TCGAAACGTCTCCCTTACAGAGATACAAAGTCAACTTCTTTACGGCTTGCTGGATTCACTCACAGCTCTTGGATCCGTGAAATGCAGCAAGCTTCAGATAAATCAATTATCATTAGTGAAATTTTGGACTCTAGGACAAGGAACCTGGTTTCAGTCTCGAGAATCAGTGACTATGTGCTTTCAAATACGCTTGTAAGCATGGCACTGGCAATGGTGGCTGAAGACAAGCAAATAAATCGTGTTCTTGAGGAGCTTTTTGCAGAGGAG GGGAACGAAATGTGTATCAAACCAGCAGAATTCTACTTATTCGACCAGGAAGAGTTATGCTTTTATGAAATAATGATCAGGGGTCGGCAAAGACAAGAAATCGTCATTGGCTACCGCCTTGCAAACTCCGAACGTGCAATTATCAACCCTCCAAAAAAATCAGAACAAAGGAAATGGTCTCTCGATGATGTTTTCGTTGTCATCTCATCCGGTTCTTGA